AGCACGATCCTCACTTTATCATCATCATGGCATTTTGCTATTTCAAGATGCTTGTATTCGTCTGCTTATAGATCTTcttcatgaagaaaaaaaagtgcTCCAAGAGGTGCTCAGGGAATAAAATCGTTTCACATGTTTAGAGGACGAAAACTTAACAAAACAAAGAAGATCATTCGTCGTGGACAGATAGATGCATATTCCATGTAAACCGGCATTACGATGGCCACGGACGCCATAAAAGAGGCATTGAGGATTATGGCACAAAAAATCACGTACATTCTGAAAAAATAATCACCTCTAAAAGTGGCCAAACTTAAAAGCCATTATCAGAATACAACAAGGTAGTGTAACAATTCTAGTTAATATTGCACATAAGTGATCGCCAACAGCAAACATTTTATACTCTTGTTCTCGCTCTCTCAGGACCTTCCCTGATTAATGCTTTGTAAACTTCTTAAGAACTTCAAAATAGTCAGGGAAAGTTTTCCGGGTACAACCTGGATCTTTAATGGTGACAGGAACATCAGAACAGGCAGCTAGAGAGAATGCCATGGCCATTCTGTGATCATCATAAGTGTCAATTGCTGTAACATTTAATTTCTCTGGTGGTGTGATCACACAGTAATCAGGGCCTTCCTCCACTGTTGCGCCAAGCTGGAAATCACAACAGGAATGTAGAAAATATTCATAAATGTGATCAACTATTCGGAACAAAACATTAATATAGTAGGGTCGGTGAAAGAAAACCAACCTTCCTCAATTCAGTGCAGATAGCAATCATTCTTTCAGTCTCCTTTACTCTCCAGCTGGCCACTGACAAAGAAGGGATGGTAACTATAAGATTGTGAAAACAGTTTTCTTATCTCCTTTAGTTGGGTGTTACTTAATTCAAAAACGTTCTGAGTAAGGTTGGTTTCTATTTTTCAGGTAATTTCCCTAGGCCATCTGAATCACCACAATGTAAGTCTTACCGTCTCTTATGGCTGTTGGGCCATCAGCAAAAAGTGCGACCACAGCAAGAGTCATGGCAACATCAGGCATTTTGTTCATATTGACATCAACTGCGCGCAAGTGTTTCTTTCCAGAAGGATCTTTGGGTGGTCCTGTGACAGTAACACTGTTCTCTGTCCAAGTAACTTTAGCTCCCATTTTCTCAAGAACCTCGGCAAATCTTACATCACCCTGAGCAggacagagatgaagaaaacgTATAGTGAGACAAAGTGATTTAAGACAAATAAAGTGGGTAAACTAATCAAGGTTAGAAACCAGGTACAGAGATCACATATGAAGCAGAAATGAACCTGCAAACTGCTCGTTCCACAGCCTTCAACAGTGACCGTTCCACCAGTGACTGCTGCACCTGCAAGGAAGTAACTAGCACTTGATGCATCCCCTTCTACATAAGCCTTCCCTGGAGATCTGTTAAGACATTTTGTTTATTGGATTTCATCAATTTCAGCAAACTACGGTTCTGGTGGTGTCAACATACTAGTAAGAAAAGAACAATATAGAGAAAACAATACAGGGTTGCGAGCTCTTATTGCACGAACATACTTGTACTTTTGACCACCTTTCACCAGGAATCTATCCCAACTATCGTTGTGTTCTACACTGACTCCAAAACGTTCCATCAGTTTCAAGGTCATCTCGACATAAGGAACCGAAATAAGTTTATCAATAATCTCAATTTCCACATCTCCTAAAGCCAAGGGAGCTGCCATAAGCAAGGCAGTTAAGTATTGACTACTAATAGAGCCAGACAGTTTCACCTGAAACAAGAGGCACATATATTTGAAAAAATCAACAATTGTAACACTTCAAGCAAATTTATAAATGGTATGATGTGGGTTGTAGTCTGTAACTGAAGGATATCTAGTACCTAACCAGTCAGCAATTATCTATTGGACAAATTTAAGTTACACGCAGAGAGTAAATAAACTAATTCAAAGAGTAACCTAAATGTCAAAGACCCAAAAAGCAACTGTCTAAAGGATCAAAATTTGAAGCTTGACATAATAATTTCCTTTGCTGTGAATGGGGTATAAAATCTCATGTGAATTCAAATCCTCCATTAAAACTTCAAAAACAGATAGAATCCAAGGTTATTACAAATTTTCTCAATCTAATGGAAGGAAGACACTTTCGAAACTAACCCTTATTGGCCTATAGTTGGTCGAACCCAAGTAATGACCCATGACCATGCATATCTGTTTTGGTTGAAAATTTCAAACACAGGATATTCACATTACTCAGGCTACTTTATGCACGAAATGCATATAAACATGATAAATTAGCACTGTACCCAATCTCAATTGTTTAACCTATGTTGAAAGTTGGAACCAAATTAGTACAACAAAAAAGTGTAAGTAAACCTCGGATAATTTAAAGTTTATTGGTCTACAGTTGGTTAACCCAAGTAAATGACCCATGATCTTACATATCTGTTTTGGCTGAAAATTTCAAAGTAAAATTTGTTGACATTACTCTGACTACATTTTCATTATGCATGAAATGTAAAAATGATAAATCCCTATTGCTTGATCTATGTTGGAACCAAATTAAATACAAGTGTAAGTAAACCTCACCTTTCCTCCAGGAAGCCCACCATTGGCATTAATACGAACAGGGGGACAATCAGTGCCCATCGTGCAATCAGCATCTGCACCAAGCTGCTTTAGACCCACAACCAAATCCATGATTGGTCTCTCTCTCATACGTGGGACTCCATCAAGTATGTAACTAAATCATTCAAGCAAGAGAAAAGCTTCAGATTggaaaaaataaaacataaatcGAAAGTAGCACAAAAAGACTTCTCCTTTCTGTTGCCAGGAATAAACTGTTTCCCAATCAATGTACCAGGAAGAAACTGTCCCTACACGATTATGTTCACAAGTTATAAAGGATAGATAAAAGTAGTACCAGCCATTTCCACctgcaacagcaactgcagcagtcAATGGGCGCATTGCAGTACCAGCATTCCCCAAAAATAGTTCAATTTCCTCTTTTGCTATATCTCCAACAGGAAACTTCCCACTGCAACCTTCCACAGTTGCTCTTTTATTCTCTTTGTCTTCTTTGACACCTAACCCAAGGGTTTCCAAAGCACGAAGCATGTAATGGATATCATCACTGTCTAACAAGTTGTCTACCACAGTAGTTCCCTGTTAATAGTAACAAAACTAACTTAATATCTTATGTAAGCAAAATTTACGTTGACAGAAATGCAAGTATAGAAAACGAGAAAACAAGTGTTGAACTGAAAAGTATGGAAAGACATTGCTTCGTCATAAAGGTAATGTATAAATTCATATGACTCAAAGGTATGTATGAATCCATATGTCCCAGAGGCAGTGTAATAGTAGTATGATTTAATTTATAATATGATCTTTTATATAGGTCATGTACGAGTCCATATGACCTGAACGCAGTATAATATGATTTAAAAGGGAATGCACAAGTCCATATTGATCTCAAATCTCTATAGCAACATCGAGCCGGGTATCCATTACGAAACCCAAGGGTTAGACACTGCACTAAGACATTCTTCGCTACATTTAGTTTGGTTTGTCCATAAAACCAAAAGCTAAGTCGACTACtttcttactaaaaaaaaaacaatgacaAACAAAATGTCCCCTGAGCAAGAAGTAACTACAAGTTCTTCCAATTCATTCATGCATTTTTCTCGTCTAATGTATCCAGTAGATTTTCTGGTCAACAAGATTTAAAATTGTTTTAGTTAATCAGATTTCAATGTAGCTTCTCCATATTAATATAAGCATGGCTTCTCTTTTCGGAAATGCTTTTAGTGAATCTTGATGTatgatttatttttcaaatttttttgttGGCAGAAAGACAATATCAAGAACCAGTGCGAGAATGTAATTCTTTCTACTGCAAACTTACAGACTCGTCTTAGCCTACCTGTTAAAGCTGATCCAGTAAGATGCTTCCAACTTCAACGAAATTTTACCATTCACACTCACTATTTTGCGATTCAAAATGGAACAGTTAAGCTAGATACTGGGTATGGGGGTGGGTTGTTGCTAAATCTGATCAGCACTCTTTCTTAGTTTTTTAATAGAAGATAGATGAGAAAGCTGTTACTGAGGTTTTCTTATTAGTTCTTGTAATTACATCAAATGGTGCAATTATCTGCACCTCATGTATTTTCAAAAACATTTCCCGTTCTTCATACGTTGATATTGAAACTGACACTATTTGCTTTCTAACAGTTCAGAAGCGGAAACCAAGGACAGAAAACTCCTTTTTGGTTTCTCTATACTTCTGTGCTTGTTAGGAGGATGCAAATGTCAGCTTTCTTCCAGAATGCAAATGTTACATATTTCACCATGGGAGTATCTCTGTCATTCTATGTAGGCTAATTAATCACTTAAGCCTATTTATCCAGTAACTATGCTTGAGACATGTCACCTGCATTCAGATTTTTACAAACACGTACAGATCGATATCTTTCTAGTAACAGCCACATAGATGTGCAGTTTCCTTGGTCAGTTGTCTAATGCATGTTTAGTTCTATCATTATGtgttgatgtaaaacagaatcaATTTGATTATCTAAAGTAGCATGTATTATAGGCCCGCTGGCATGATTTTTAACTTAAGATGAGTTCCAAGCCTTCTAATCCAGTTTATGACTTAACGATGTGCTTGAGTTTTGAAAATTACACGTGGTGTGCAGATGGCAAAAGATCTGAATGCGATATTGGACCATGGCGACTGTTAGCTGTATTGGAGATAATGGTTATGTGTGTCTTACCTTGAACAAGTCATTTCTCCCATTTATGAGACAGTGGTTAAGTTTAGTGCATTGTTTTCTTATTTGTCATCACCAATACATCAATGTTAAtctaatcaaatcaaacaaaacgAAAATTCCCAATCCTGAACCCCAgagtttaaaaaccaaattcatatCTATCACCTTTCAGATCCAAGACCCAATTAAATCATCAATACTATCAGATTGAATTACAAAACAACATATAaacatcaaccaaatcaaaattgAGAATTGAATTACCTCCGAAAGGGCAGCTAACAGGAGGATCCGATTAGACAAAGATTTAGAACCAGGGAGTTTAACAACGCCAGAGATTTCATTAATTGGTTGTAATAAAATCTCAGGTAAACTACTTGATGAAGATTTCTCTTTAGTAGCAGCAGCAACTGCGGATACCCTAAATGGTGATGAAACCTTCACTGAATTCATCGAATCAAACACATTTCTTTGATACTTTAATTTACCAAAACTACCCAATTTATTTAATTCTGATCCTAACCAAACTGAACATATGGTACTAGGTTTCTGGGTTTTAGAAAGATCTTTACTACAAAAACCTTGTAAACCCTTACTGATGTTGCTAACTTGCGCCTGCGCCATTTCCTGgatttgtgaagaagaagaagatgaagttggtaTTAGTTTtggttatcttcttcttcttcttctgcggaATAAAGAAGAAAGTAGCTTTTACCTACCAAATACCAATAACTCGATTTTTAAAAGAGGAAGAGAGGGCGCACGTTAAACTCAATAGCAGCCATTTTTGTCTCGCTGTCTGGTATCTCACCCACCCCTAAAATCTTGTTAACGGGTACCCATTAACCCTTAACCCATAGCCGGAACCAAAACTTCCCTGGACGTCTAATATGAGAAGTAAAAGTCAATCCCATAATTAAGAAGCAAAAAGATTTACAggtttttgaatgtacactcatAAATTACTTTTCAACTTCTGGAAGTCGAAAAAAATCAGAAATCAGATTGGCGTAATgacttttagaaacaaaaaagtcAGCTTTTCGTGAAGCAAAATAATTTTGCTTCTGATTTCTGTTTCTGGTATCCAAACACGATAGTTTCACTGAAAATAAAACTTTTTGCTTTTAGAAATTCTATTCCCAAACttaattttcatatttttgcTTTTGGaagttgatttttcttttctcaaaaatATACCCAAACATGCCCTCAACAATGTTTATTCAAAGAGAGTGAAATGTAAAAGTCATACCAAAATATGTATAGCATGTTTATCATTCTACACGATATGAGCCTAGCGTTTGGGCGCGCCTAATAATGAATAAGAAGACTGTACACAAATCCTTAACCGGGAATTAGAAGCAAAACCCGGAAGGATTCACTTCCTTGCCCACGTTTTAAGCAAGGGTTGGTGGCATGAATAAGGTTTTAGGGTGGGACCCATAAGATAAGCAGCCCTTATATGAACTGGCTTATGGCAGCAACAAAGTTGTTGGAATTATAAGTCTTTGTTTTCCATGAAGTAAAAAGTTTCAAAGGCCGCGTTTGGTATTTTGACTTTAAGCTAGATTTTGCCACCTGATCTTGTTTGACTGTTAGTTTGTTTGGATGCTCATGCTTCCACCAAGTTATACTAACTCTTCACTAAAATTCGTTCATCATTCTTTGGAAGCTGCTAAATGCTGGCTTATATGAAAGGAAAAGATGCAACACTAATTTCAGATGGAAAAATCTCATAGGATCCTGAGGTAGACAAGTTAGAACCAGTAGCTTAGATCAGAACCTTCAAAGTGAAATGTAGTTTCTAAACAAATACTTACTAGACAGTGCGTCCAGTTTCTCATAAAAAAACCTTAGAGATGTTGGTTAGCTAGTCTGTCCCCTCAAGGCCACTGGGGGTTTCTTTTGCAGTTGTTCCTCCACAGAGCCGTACGTATGAATAAATTTTGATGCATCGAATTATAATTGGGTAACTAATGATAGCAGCCTCTGCTAACGTACGTTTTAGAGAGGTAGATGTGTTTAGAGAAGAAAGAGAAGCAGCAAAGACGCTCGCTCTAGAGACAGCAAAATGAGAAAGGGAGATGTCACTAACTATAGGATACTCCATTGCATATGCatcatgttaaggatcgagcaagagagaggagagcataaacgcgcggaagcaatagattacattgataataattcggtctATTAATTCTCATGACTtaatagcctatttatattgttcacaaacttgacgaccactcaagatactttcctaactaagatcaaactctaaacatagaacactttcctaatataactctcacaacttaatgtgcatatctcctaaatatagactctcatatattatttcctaataccctccctcaagatggagcatgtagatcacgaatgcccatcttggaccaaagaaatttaacttcggttttcttctttcttcttcttttttcaacgcttttgcgaaaaaaaatcttcagaccgtagtttaaggacgtttcggtccccttcatagtttaaggacatttcggtccccttcgtagtttaaggacattacggtcccatcttcgtagtttttaggacatttcggtcctcttcgtagtttaaggacatattggtcccaatgcaagtttaaggacattgcggtcccatcttcgtagttttagaacatttcggttccatcttcgtattttaaggacgtttcggtcctctcttcgtagtttaaggacattgcggtccccttcgtagtttaaggacattacggtcccatcttcgtagtttaaggacatttcggtcctcttcgtagtttaaggacattacggtcccatcttcgtagtttaaggacattacggtcccatctttgtagtttagggacatttcgatcctcttcgtagtttaaagaCATTACGGtctcatcttcgtagtttaaggacattacggtcccaatggaagtttaaggacattacggtcccatcttcggaagtttaaggacattacagtcccatctttgtagttttagaacatttcggttccctttgtagtttaaggacgtttcggtccccttcgtagaatacttcttgtactcttggtttcttggtttcttcgatagaatactttttgtactctctcgacaactcataggattttaacctactattgttgttcttttcctcatcacctcttggtgattgtttttttcttcttcttttttttttttttttttcttcacaacatgaatgttgtttcttcttctcttgttccagtcacacTTTTGTTAGAGTCGAGACTTTCACAGTTCTTTCTTCTCGtcacgcttctgccacaagctgTAATATTGCTTCTTGTTATTTGCTGTTACAAATTTGCCACGCTATCAGATTTCGCAACAGACTTGCAACGCTGTGACATAATTGTCACACTGAAACAAACACCTTCTCTTCACTTTTTAACCGAATTAGGAAACAGACACACAGATTCCTAAACCATCTCTGGCAATCAAGCAAACTCGACCAAGCTCTGCTCCTTCTTTCTCGGTCTCTAACTCCGTTCACAGCTCAACGTTTCGTCGCTTCCAACCGATACAGCCTCCTCCATTCTTCTCTGCTAACAATCAACTTTTCCTTCCCTAGCCATTCATCACGAAAATCATCCAAACGAAAAACAACCATGGCTAGCTGTTACATGTTTCTTCACTTCTTCCTAgttctcttttctctttctctGTCTACAACGACCATTTGAACCACACTAGCAGACTCGTGATACTTCTGTCTCTGTATCTAACTCGAATAAATGCAGCCAACTTTTTAACTCAAGGCAGCTTTTCACAACGTGTCCCATGCTTCACCATCGCTGCAATATAAATCATCTGCAGCTCCATATTCTTTTCTATCAATTCTGTCCATCATTCACCGAGAATTCCTTTATCTCTTCTGCTTCTCAGCTTGTTCTATCCATCTGCTCGAGTTCCGTCCTTAATATGGCAGCAACCGCCAAGTTCTTTTCGCAGTGACTGCTGCAACTTCAAGTTTCTTCACAGCAATTCCATCAACTAGTAGCCaaacttccttttcttctttcttttcagcTTGTAAATCGAACTCTAaaccttttctctttctttttaggGTTCCAACTTGGACCCAAAACTCCATGGACTTGACCTCTAACCCAAACCATCTGGGCTGCGGTTTCTTTTCATTAGACCCTGTGGTAACTTGCGAAGCCTGGCTTTGGCCTTGCGGGAAACACAAGTCACGTACAGTAGTAACCTTGTTTTCATGATATCATCTTCCTTCATCTGGAAATCAGTTTCTCCCTGTTTAACTCGTGCTCGATGAAGTTCCGCTGGAGGCAGCTTTATTTGTTCCCGCAGTAGATTTCTTAACAGTTTCAATATCTGCACCAGCACGTCTGGCAGCGTTAACAGTCCTCAACTGTGTCATCGTGATCAACAGAAGCATCTCTATTCTTTGTAACTTCATCCATCTTTCTTATCATTGCCATCATGAATCCATATCAACCACCGTTATCCATCTCCACTGCTAACTCTGTCCATCGCCACCTTACGGGCAGTGCTTctcgatcaacaacatcaccgGCCTTGACCTAGTTTTCTTAGACATATTGAACTCACACACGTGATTCAATTACCAACGAACAgttcagcaacagcaacaaggcttGACAAACCTtcaacttctttcttcttcatgtaAACAGCAACCAaacaacgatttttttttttaaggacttTCTCATAAACCTTAAAACGAAACCGATGAAAAACTTCTCTAActctctcttcttctcctctctcttcctctcacctcgctctgataccatgttaaggatcgagcaagagagaggagagcataaacgcggaagcattgaacgtctacattgataataattcttggtATATAATTCTTATGGTTtaatagcctatttatattgttcacaaacttgacgaccactcaagataCTTTCccaactaagatcaaactctaaacatagaacactttcctaatataactctcacaacttaatgtgcatatctcctaaatatagactctcatatattatttcctaatacatcATCACCAACTTTCTGAACGGGTAACCATCTAATTCATAGTGCGTTACAGTACATCTCCTACATAAAAAACACCAGGCTTTCCTGAGGCATATAAGACGGTTTCATTGTCGTAAACAATGAAATAAAGTTCATTGTCGTAAACATAAAAAGCTATAGAAAATTTTAATTTAACCATTGATGGATGTGGCATGAATGGTGTATCTGCACTGTTTGAAATTAAGAACAATGACCCCCTCAGACTACCAAACATGTGTTTATCAGATGTCGATGTCAATGCAGCCGGGGATTTAGTGTATTATCAGATGGGGTAGCTATACTGCATTATGTTAGATCTACTAGTACAAGTAATAATACTTATAAACAGGGAGACATATAAGTTGCATAACAGATATTAATGAGAAGCAGAGATGCCAAAAGATATTCTAGATACTGATTTCTGAAATGGTTCAACACCCCCATGACTTTCTTAACATTTTATGCCATTGAAAAGGATGTGCAAGCTTACAAAATGGAAGAGAACAACAGCTTACAAATCTGCAAGCTTTTCGTGGGAAGAGATTTTATGACTAGAAAACAGTATATCAATATGGATAGACAAAAGGATACAAAACTCATCCACCACATAGTCATGGGTCCTAGTAATCCCTTTAATTGAATGGCTTGAGCAAAGCAAGAAAAACCACCTTCAGATATGCCAAAGATAGATAGATAAACTGTTAACCTTACCCTAACTGAATGGCTTCAATTCAATACCTAATCCAAtcctcaatcccttaaaaactCAAACTGATCATAGCTCTAAGGAAACTTCAAACATAGATTCACCTTGGGTATTTACAGTGCACAGCCAAACTAcatataaaatggaaaaaaaaaaa
The nucleotide sequence above comes from Papaver somniferum cultivar HN1 chromosome 8, ASM357369v1, whole genome shotgun sequence. Encoded proteins:
- the LOC113304907 gene encoding 3-phosphoshikimate 1-carboxyvinyltransferase 2, which encodes MAQAQVSNISKGLQGFCSKDLSKTQKPSTICSVWLGSELNKLGSFGKLKYQRNVFDSMNSVKVSSPFRVSAVAAATKEKSSSSSLPEILLQPINEISGVVKLPGSKSLSNRILLLAALSEGTTVVDNLLDSDDIHYMLRALETLGLGVKEDKENKRATVEGCSGKFPVGDIAKEEIELFLGNAGTAMRPLTAAVAVAGGNGCYILDGVPRMRERPIMDLVVGLKQLGADADCTMGTDCPPVRINANGGLPGGKVKLSGSISSQYLTALLMAAPLALGDVEIEIIDKLISVPYVEMTLKLMERFGVSVEHNDSWDRFLVKGGQKYKSPGKAYVEGDASSASYFLAGAAVTGGTVTVEGCGTSSLQGDVRFAEVLEKMGAKVTWTENSVTVTGPPKDPSGKKHLRAVDVNMNKMPDVAMTLAVVALFADGPTAIRDVASWRVKETERMIAICTELRKLGATVEEGPDYCVITPPEKLNVTAIDTYDDHRMAMAFSLAACSDVPVTIKDPGCTRKTFPDYFEVLKKFTKH